The Spirochaetota bacterium genome has a segment encoding these proteins:
- a CDS encoding DUF2461 domain-containing protein, producing the protein MTEKFEGFPRECLAFYRGLGRNNTKQWFEEHRRDYDDHVLAPARRFVEAMGDAFARRSPGIHADPRTDKSIFRIHRDIRFSRDKRPFKTHLALWFWEGNGPRMECSGYYFHLEPGTLMLGAGIYMFPKHMLKEYRDSAVHRKYGPELDRAVKRVLNKGPYGLGGSFYKKVPRGYPADHGNAEYLLYNGLWAGMEVPVPKEVHSSGLVAYCMRRYADMAPLHEWLYALTTRVSG; encoded by the coding sequence ATGACCGAGAAATTTGAAGGGTTCCCCAGGGAGTGCCTTGCCTTCTACCGCGGCCTTGGCAGGAACAACACGAAGCAGTGGTTCGAAGAGCACCGGCGCGACTATGACGACCATGTCCTGGCCCCGGCCCGGCGGTTCGTCGAGGCCATGGGCGACGCCTTTGCCCGGCGGTCCCCCGGGATACACGCCGACCCGCGCACGGATAAATCGATATTCAGGATCCACCGGGATATCCGTTTTTCCCGGGACAAGCGCCCCTTCAAGACGCACCTCGCCCTCTGGTTCTGGGAGGGCAACGGGCCGCGGATGGAGTGCTCCGGGTATTATTTCCACCTGGAGCCGGGTACGCTCATGCTGGGGGCGGGGATATACATGTTTCCAAAGCACATGCTGAAGGAGTACCGCGACTCGGCGGTGCACCGGAAATACGGACCGGAGCTGGACAGGGCGGTGAAGCGCGTATTGAACAAGGGCCCCTATGGCCTGGGCGGCTCCTTCTACAAGAAGGTGCCCCGGGGATACCCCGCGGACCATGGCAACGCGGAGTACCTCCTCTACAACGGCCTCTGGGCCGGAATGGAGGTGCCGGTGCCGAAGGAGGTCCATTCATCCGGCCTTGTCGCGTACTGCATGAGGCGGTACGCCGACATGGCGCCGCTCCATGAATGGCTCTATGCCTTGACAACGAGGGTTTCAGGATAG